The following are encoded together in the Sparus aurata chromosome 1, fSpaAur1.1, whole genome shotgun sequence genome:
- the LOC115583140 gene encoding opioid growth factor receptor-like, translating to MSTDAIIDPFLNGVWCRAARLLQLDPSWQEDPDSLEDPGSQGDQDSLEDPGSQEDPDSQEDPGSQGDQDSQEDPDSQEDPGSQEDPDSQEDPGSQEDQDSQEDPGSQGDQDSTEDPGSQEDPDSQEDPDSQGDQDSQEVSCSSSSSLV from the coding sequence ATGAGCACCGACGCTATAATTGACCCTTTTTTAAACGGAGTTTGGTGCAGAGCTGCTCGGCTTCTTCAGCTTGATCCAAGCTGGCAGGAGGACCCGGACTCGCTGGAGGACCCGGGCTCGCAGGGGGACCAGGACTCGCTGGAGGACCCAGGCTCGCAGGAGGACCCGGACTCGCAGGAGGACCCGGGCTCGCAGGGGGACCAGGACTCGCAGGAGGACCCGGACTCGCAGGAGGACCCGGGCTCGCAGGAGGACCCGGACTCGCAGGAGGACCCGGGCTCGCAGGAGGACCAGGACTCGCAGGAGGACCCGGGCTCGCAGGGGGACCAGGACTCGACGGAGGACCCGGGCTCGCAGGAGGACCCGGACTCGCAGGAGGACCCGGACTCGCAGGGGGACCAGGACTCGCAGGAGgtttcctgctcctcttcttcttcgttggtttGA
- the LOC115583124 gene encoding uncharacterized protein CXorf40 homolog: MSVQVWCLSFRQPYAGLVLDGVKTVESRWRPVLAPLENRTLAVHIAWRDWEREEWRAVLSGPLGMNQAQIRGLLESGERFGRGVVAGLVDVGGTWLCPASLQGEELQHLERSAVLIGLQEKHLTHLSNPRWLKEPLSARGGRDLWTVEIPAELLP, from the exons ATGTCGGTGCAGGTGTGGTGCCTGTCGTTTCGACAGCCGTACGCCGGTCTGGTTCTGGACGGGGTGAAGACGGTGGAGAGCCGCTGGAGGCCCGTGTTGGCTCCGCTGGAGAATCGGACCCTGGCAGTCCACATCGCCTGGCGTGActgggagagggaggagtggcGGGCGGTGCTGAGTGGCCCGCTGGGGATGAACCAGGCTCAGATACGAGGGCTCCTGGAGTCCGGAGAGAGGTTCGGCCGAGGCGTGGTGGCAG GATTGGTGGATGTGGGCGGGACCTGGCTGTGCCCCGCCTCCCTGCAGGgggaggagctgcagcaccTGGAGCGGtcggccgttctgattggcctGCAGGAGAAGCACCTGACCCACTTGTCCAACCCTCGCTGGCTGAAGGAGCCGCTGAGCGCTCGAGGAGGTCGCGACCTCTGGACCGTTGAGATCCCCGCTGAGCTGTTACCGTGA
- the LOC115582917 gene encoding LOW QUALITY PROTEIN: alanine--tRNA ligase, mitochondrial-like (The sequence of the model RefSeq protein was modified relative to this genomic sequence to represent the inferred CDS: inserted 1 base in 1 codon): MRIITTCLPCEGQHGSSVWFRLQFCLITVRMFRLLPRRLRPLSGPPGCLSARSARSFSGVPPELPAALVRSTFLDFFRQKHGHQLVPSSPVRPRGDPSLLFVNAGMNQFKPLLLGTADPRSEMSSYRRVVNSQKCVRAGGKHNDLEDVGRDQHHHTFFEMLGNWSFGDYFKEEACSMAWSLLTEHYGIPADRLYVSYFGGDAASHLPADEETRHIWLDIGVPPARLLPFGLKENFWEMGDCGPCGPCTEIHYDHVGGRDAAVLVNADSPDVVEIWNLVFMQYNREVDHSLRMLPQFSVDTGMGLERLVSVLQGRRSNYDTDLFTPLLHAIQQRSRAGPYGGRTGAADEGKVDMAYRVVADHVRTLSVCIADGVHPGMSGAELVLRRILRRAVRFCVEVLQAPQGALASLVPTVSHILGDVYPELHREADRIMDIINENEAHFLSSLQQGSRLIRRTLDRQDYKHGVFPASVAWSLHRNLGFPLDLVDLMLEERGVQVDRQELDRLMAESQKVMSELQAGAQAQVTLDVLSLAELQRLAVPHTDDSLKYQYRLERGRYVFPACSATVLALYDGQALVSEVSEGQRCGVILDQTCFYSEQGGQSHDQGYFTREGLQDVLYPVEAVVLAGGYVVHQVTAADSLKTGDQVQLHLDQVHRLSCMVKHTATHILNFALREVLGPSVQQRGSHVAADRLRFDFSVKGSLDVSQLQQVERCVNDIISANHNVHSQELPLQTAGHINGLRTVDEVYPDPVRVVSVGLSVSDLLDDQTDGRTSVELCCGTHLLQTGAIEDLVIVSERQMVKGISRVVAVTGREATRAREAGQVLSQDVDSLSARLSGSAPLSLDSAQRLAKEVGVLTDAVDNTPIPQWQRRELQIHLRAMQRNSNTTVRKLETREAAARAQALLEKNGRKDLQVDAVETDSLSVVMKTVNRLSAAAPRSYVMLLAHQGHSGKVLCACQVPKDSPSLSASDWALAVCRHLXGSAGGSPLVAKGTGRSSDITEALRWAEEFVRQKTQK; this comes from the exons ATGCGCATCATCACAACCTGTTTGCCGTGTGAGGGTCAGCATGGATCCTCCGTCTGGTTCCGACTCCAGTTCTGTCTGATCACAGTCCGGATGTTCCGACTGCTCCCCCGGAGGCTGCGGCCTCTCAGCGGGCCGCCGGGCTGCCTCTCTGCCCGCTCAGCTCGCTCCTTCAGCGGCGTCCCTCCGGAGCTGCCCGCGGCTCTGGTCCGCAGCACCTTCCTGGACTTCTTCCGGCAGAAACACGGACACCAGCTGGTCCCGTCCTCCCCGGTCCGGCCCAGAGGAGACCCCAGCCTGCTGTTCGTCAACGCCGGCATGAACCAG TTTAAGCCCCTCCTCCTGGGGACCGCGGACCCCCGCAGTGAGATGTCTTCCTACCGCCGCGTGGTCAACAGCCAGAAGTGCGTGCGCGCCGGCGGGAAACACAACGACCTGGAGGACGTGGGCCGGGACCAGCACCACCACACCTTCTTCGAGATGCTGGGAAACTGGTCGTTTGGAGACTACTTcaag gaggagGCGTGCAGCATGGCGTGGAGCCTCCTCACAGAGCATTATGGGATACCTGCAGACAGACTGTACGTGTCCTACTTTGGAGGAGACGCAGCCTCACACCTCCCAGCTGACGAGGAGACGAGACACATCTGGCTGGACATCGG ggTTCCTCCTGCTCGCCTCCTGCCGTTCGGGCTGAAGGAGAACTTCTGGGAGATGGGGGACTGCGGTCCGTGCGGGCCCTGCACTGAGATCCACTACGACCACGTGGGAGGACGAGACGCGGCGGTGCTCGTCAACGCTGACAGTCCGGACGTGGTGGAGATCTGGAACCTGGTCTTCATGCAGTACAACAG ggaggTGGACCACAGTCTGCGGATGCTGCCCCAGTTCAGTGTGGACACTGGGATGGGACTGGAGAGACTGGTGAGCGTCCTGCAGGGCAGGAGGTCCAACTATGATACCGACCTGTTCACACCTCTGCTGCACGCCATCCAGCAG AGGTCGAGGGCGGGGCCGTACGGCGGCAGGACGGGCGCAGCAGACGAGGGGAAGGTGGACATGGCGTACCGCGTGGTGGCGGACCACGTCCGCACGTTATCTGTGTGCATCGCTGACGGAGTTCATCCAGGCATGTCAGGAGCAGA GTTGGTGCTGAGGAGGATCCTGCGGCGGGCGGTCCGGTTCTGTGTCGAGGTTCTTCAGGCTCCTCAGGGAGCGCTGGCCAGCCTGGTTCCTACTGTCAGCCACATACTG GGTGATGTGTATCCGGAGCTCCACAGGGAGGCCGACAGG ATCATGGACATCATCAACGAGAACGAGGCTCACTTCCTGTCGTCCCTGCAGCAAGGCAGCAGGCTGATACGACGAACGCTCGACCGGCAGGACTACAAACATGGAGTCTTCCCTG CCTCGGTGGCCTGGTCTCTGCACAGGAACCTGGGTTTCCCTCTGGACCTGGTGGACCTGATGTTGGAGGAGCGAGGAGTCCAGGTGGACCGTCAGGAGCTGGACCGACTGATGGCAGAGAGCCAGAAG GTGATGTCAGAGCTGCAGGCAGGTGCTCAGGCTCAGGTGACGTTGGACGTCCTCAGCCTGGCCGAGCTGCAGCGTCTCGCCGTCCCTCACACTGACGACAGCCTCAAGTACCAGTACCGACTGGAGCGGGGCAGATACG TGTTCCCAGCATGCAGTGCAACAGTCCTGGCTCTGTACGACGGGCAGGCGCTGGTGTCGGAGGTCTCTGAGGGGCAGCGCTGCGGCGTCATCCTGGATCAGACCTGCTTCTACTCTGAGCAGGGCGGGCAGTCACATGACCAGGGCTACTTCACCAGGGAAGGACTGCAG gacgtcctgtaccCTGTGGAGGCCGTGGTCCTGGCGGGGGGGTACGTGGTCCATCAGGTGACTGCAGCCGACAGCCTGAAGACTGGAGACCAGGTCCAGCTACACCTGGACCAG GTCCACAGGTTGTCTTGTATGGTGAAACACACAGCGACTCACATCCTCAACTTCGCTCTGAGGGAAGTTCTGGGTCCTTCAGTCCAGCAGAGAGGATCTCATGTGGCAGCTGATCGGCTCCGCTTCGACTTCAGTGTCAAG GGTTCCCTGGATGTCTCTCAGCTGCAACAGGTAGAGAGGTGTGTCAATGACATCatctcagccaatcacaacGTCCACAGCCAGGAGCTCCCTCTGCAAACGGCCGGCCACATCAACGGCCTGAGGACAGTGGACGAG gtgtaTCCGGACCCTGTTCGGGTGGTGTCGGTGGGGTTGTCAGTCTCTGACCTGTTGGATGATCAGACAGATGGACGGACATCTGTGGAGCTCTGCTGTGGAAC tcACCTGCTGCAGACTGGAGCCATTGAGGATCTGGTGATTGTTTCTGAGAGACAGATGGTGAAGGGAATCAGTCGAGTGGTTGCGGTGACAGGACGGGAAGCAACACGG GCTCGGGAGGCGGGTCAGGTGTTGTCTCAGGATGTGGACTCTCTGTCAGCCAGACTCTCAGGCTCCGCCCCCCTCAGCCTTGACTCCGCCCAGCGTCTCGCCAAGGAGGTTGGAGTCCTCACTGAT GCTGTAGATAACACACCCATCCCTCAGTGGCAGCGCAGAGAGCTGCAGATTCACCTCCGAGCTATGCAGAGGAACAGCAACACCACGGTCAGGAAGCTGGAGACCAGAGAG GCTGCAGCGAGAGCTCAGGCTCTGCTGGAGAAGAACGGCAGGAAGGACTTGCAGGTGGACGCTGTGGAGACGGACTCTCTGTCG GTTGTGATGAAGACGGTGAATCGGCTGAGCGCTGCAGCTCCTCGCAGCTACGTGATGCTACTCGCTCACCAGGGGCATTCTGGGAAGGTTCTGTGTGCCTGCCAGGTCCCAAAG gacTCGCCATCCCTCTCAGCCTCTGATTGGGCATTGGCGGTGTGTCGCCACC GGGGAAGCGCTGGCGGCTCTCCACTGGTTGCCAAGGGAACAGGAAGgagcagtgacatcactgaggcTCTGAGGTGGGCGGAGGAGTTTGTGcggcagaaaacacagaaatga
- the LOC115583044 gene encoding wiskott-Aldrich syndrome protein family member 3-like, with amino-acid sequence MPLVKRIIEPRYLCRGTLPDGVASELECVTNSTLAAVIKQLGGLSRHAEDIFGELFTEANSFYLRMNSLQERVDLLAVKVTQLDSTVEEVSLQDINMRKAFRSSTIQDQQVVSRSSILNPVLEMYQRCDKPPPLNILTPYRDDKKDGLKFYTDPSYFFSLWKEKMLQATENKRKEKRRQKEQKHVEESSGREVKKVRKARNRRQEWNLMAYDKELRPDARVTPSPYHTSDGSMSPDRSGMSDDPTGSHHHDALGHDGKDHVAVATGSGQTQSLDRALRPASTAVATATTRQHSLGRNQPHHHHHPPLAGFANQNGARTNAEANDHQIPPAPPPPPPLMPSAFPNSSTHAAAMATPLHPAAAPGNQGGAAVLSRPYSPSPPPPPPANYVPSPSRPGGPVLPSAGAAPPLPPATDGRKPASGPINDARSDLLAAIRRGIQLRKVQEQREQEEAKKREPAGNDVATILSRRIAVEYSESEEESEPEDQDWSD; translated from the exons ATGCCGTTGGTGAAGCGGATTATTGAACCCAGGTATCTGTGTCGCGGCACTCTGCCTGATGGGGTCGCCAGTGAGCTGGAGTGTGTCACCAACAGCACATTGGCTGCTGTCATCAAACAGCTGGGAGGACTCA GTCGTCATGCGGAGGACATCTTTGGTGAGCTGTTCACAGAGGCCAACAGTTTCTACCTGAGGATGaacagtctgcaggagagagtcGACCTGCTGGCAGTGAAGGTCACACAGCTGGACTCCACCGTGGAGGAAG TGTCTCTGCAGGACATCAACATGAGGAAGGCCTTCAGGAGCAGTACCATCCAGGACCAGCAGGTGGTGTCACGGAGCTCCATCCTCAACCCAGTGCTGGAGATGTACCAACGCTGTGACAAACCACCGCCTCTCAACATCCTCACACCCTACAG ggaCGATAAGAAGGACGGTCTGAAGTTCTACACTGACCCGTCGTACTTCTTCAGTCTGTGGAAGGAAAAGATGCTGCAGGCCACCGAGAACAAACGCAAAGAGAAGAGACGACAGAAg gagCAGAAGCATGTGGAGGAGTCTTCGGGTCGGGAGGTGAAGAAG GTTCGAAAAGCTCGTAACAGGCGGCAGGAGTGGAACCTCATGGCGTACGACAAGGAGCTCCGCCCAGACGCTCGAGTAACACCGTCACCATACCACACGTCCGACGGCTCGATGTCACCTGACAG GTCGGGGATGTCAGATGACCCCACCGGCTCCCACCACCATGACGCCCTGGGGCATGATGGGAAGGATCATGTGGCCGTggcaacaggaagtggtcagaCTCAGTCACTGGATCGCGCGCTCCGACCCGCCTCCACTGCGGTTGCCACGGCAACCACCCGGCAACACTCGCTGGGTCGCAACCAGCcgcatcatcaccaccacccgCCACTGGCAGGCTTTGCCAATCAGAACGGAGCACGGACCAATGCGGAGgccaa TGACCATCAGATCCCTCCAGCCCCCCCGCCACCCCCTCCTCTCATGCCGTCAGCATTCCCCAACAGCTCCACCCACGCCGCTGCTATGGCAACGCCACTGCACCCTGCAGCCGCCCCTGGTAACCAAG GTGGCGCTGCTGTTCTCTCACGCCCCTACAGCCCATcacctcctccgcctccccctGCTAACTACGTCCCCTCCCCCTCCCGGCCCGGAGGCCCCGTACTGCCCTCGGCTGGTGCCGCTCCTCCGCTGCCCCCAGCGACAGATGGCAGGAAGCCGGCCAGCGGGCCGATAAACGACGCCCGCAGCGACCTGCTGGCCGCCATACGCCGAG GGATCCAGCTGAGGAAGGTTCAGGAGCAGCGAGAGCAAGAGGAGGCCAAGAAACGAGAGCCGGCAGGAAATGATGTCGCCACCATCCTGTCGCGTCGCATTGCGGTGGAGTACAGCGAATCAGAGGAGGAGTCTGAACCTGAGGACCAGGATTGGTCTGACTGA